ACTATGCTCATACTGATGCTTAGCACCTTACCTCTTAGGTTGTCTGGGATAGATTTTTGCATGAGCCAAAGTATTGGTACGTCTATAAATGAGATGGCTATCCCAAATATTACCATTATACTTATATAGTATATCATATATGCTAGGCTACTTGCATCAGCTAGGACAACTGGAAGACCTAGAAGTGCGATTGCTACAGAAAGCGTAATGCTTGAAAATATAAGGAGCTTCATGTAGTCGATTTTTTCTATGATTTTACCTACTACTACTGCGCCTAGTATCATGCCTACTGGAAAGGCGCCTTGGATGATGCCGTACTGGTTTGAGCTTAGGTTTAGCAGGTTATTTATTATATATGGAAGTGGTACTGTCACGGAAAAGCTTATAAAGAAATTTAGTATTACTAGCACATTTATCATTTTGACTATTTCTGAGCTTTTTCTTATATAAGTCAGCCCATCCTTTATATCTTCAACGAATCCTCCATCGTCATTAATTTCTGCTGTAGATTTTATATTGTAGTTAAAATCTATCATGGTTTCTATCCCTGCTGAAAAAATAAAGCAGACTGCATTTATGAGGATAAAGGTCTTAATGTCTGTAAATGCAAATATAAGTCCTCCTAGTACAGGGGCAAGTATGAGCGCAGTTGAGTCTATTACTTTGCTAAGTGAATTAATGGACATGAGCTTTTCGTCAGCTACTAGGTTTGGTTTTGCCGCTTCAAATGCTATCCCGAAAAATGTTGTAAATACTGTAGTCATAAATGTACTGATGTATATCATAGGCTGATTTAGTTCAAATTTTAATGTAAGCAGAAATAATATCAAAAACATCATTCCATTTGCAAAGTCCATAGATACTACTATTTTCTTTTTATCAAATCTATCTGACATATAGCCAGCTACTGGGCTAAAGATTATGGTAGGTATGAGCCCTACAAATAAAGTAAGTGCAAAGCTAAAGCCTGAGCCTGTTTGTTTTAGCACGTAGAGTCCTATAGCAAAGGTATAGATTGCTGAGCCAAATACTGAGATGAGCTTGCCTATTATAAATAATCCTAAATTTTTCATGATGAGCCTCCTTTTATATCTTAATGATACAAAGTGAGGCATACTCCACTGCAATAGCTAATTTTATATTTTTTAGGGCAAAAAAAGAGAAAAGGCGGGGTTGACCCTACCTTTTGCCGTAGTAAAGATATGAGTATACCTTTTCGCCTTTTACAAAATAATCCTCGTACTTACCTCCATGCTCTAGGTAGTCAGAGAATTTGTCCTCTATGGTTTTAAATCCTAATTCATCAATTGAAAATCTTATGTTATCAAGCAAGAAGTTAGGTTTATATTTATCCTCTATCATGGAGTTTGCGCTGAAGTTTTTAAACAGGATATAGCTTCCGTTTAGGTAAGCGTTTTGTTTTACATGATGGTCTATCTTGCTTAAAAGAAATTCTTCATGCTCAAATCCAAAGTTACTGCTACCCGAAAAATCAAATACTATGTCTACTAGCTTCTCCCCTATTGGCATTGATACAAAATCACAGCAGAGGAATATGATTTTTTTCTTTAGTGTTGAGGTTTCCAGCATGGATTTTAGAAATTTATGTCTATTTATATCGTAGTCTACAGCTAGATATACAGAGTCATCTGGAAGCAGGTCATAGATATTTCTAAGGGAAAAGCCCACTCCTGTACCTAGCTCTAGTATTACTTTGCCTTCTAGATTTTGAAAATCCAGACGTTTTTTCATCCACTCTATATTTTTGTATATGCTCTCTAGGTAGGATGTATCTGTAAACTTTATATAGTCTGCTATATAGGTATTTTCCTGCTTGAATCTGCTATCTGCATCTATATAGCCTGGTCCCATTAGTATACCGTCGTCTATGTGATATTCATGAGACAAGCTGCATTTTAAGACCCCATCTATTATTTGATTGTCCTTTATGCTTGCATCAGCTACAGTTAACTTTTGCTTGCAGATAGGGCAGGCAAACAAATCAAGTGTATCTAGTGGAATCCCGATGTTATGAGCTTTAGTGCAAGGCTTTTTCTTTAGCTCAGCTAATCTTTGTTCTAGATTTTGACTTACTGCTGTAAGGTCCTCTAGCTGTTTTTTTACTATAGCTAGCTGATTTGAAAACAGCATTTCATAGTACTGGTCCTCTTGATGCGCTGTGAGGTTTCCAAAGGTTTTGAAAAGAAGTATATCTTTTATTTGATTTAGGCTGAATCCCATATTTTTGAGAGCTAGGATTTCATCTAGGCTTTTTTGGCAGCTCTCATCAAATTCATACTGGGCTCCTTGTTTATCTGGCACTAATAAACCCATGTCTATATAGTGCCTTACTGTATCCTTTGTTATGTTGTTAATTTGAGAGAATTCACCTATTTTCATATATATTACCACCTATATTTTTTATGAAAAGCTATATTAATGGGTTTGGTTTAGAAGAGCTGTCTCTACTGCTTTTTTTATGGTCTGGCTTGAGGCAGTCGCTCCTGAAATAGCATCTACATCTATTTTTTGCTCTACTATTATGTCTGCTGTTATTATTTCAGCTGGTTCGCCCTTCATATTGTCGTGCTGTAGCAGTTCTATTTTATTGATTCTACCGTTTGCTATTTCCACCTCTACTTTAGCATATACTAGTCCCATATCGTATTCACCTAGGTATTTGCCATTTGGAAGCTCTTTTATATTTATTGTTTCAAATTTTAAGTTCTCTAGCTTATCTGTCATTTTGTTAGCAGTTGATATAAAGCTTCCTGCAGCTATAAATAGTATTACTAAAGGAATTATCCCTGCTATTAACAATATTTTTTTAGTTTTTCTCATTATTTAGCTCTCCTATACAGTCTGGTACAGGTGATTTCTTACAAAATCCACTGCCTCGTCTATTTCTTGCTTGTTCGGATGAGATATTCCCATCACCAAAAATCCACCTTTGCAAGTGTATTCGTCTTTCATAACTTCAATTTGATTGGCTATCAAGGCTTCTTTGAGCTTTTCAGGTGTCATTTCTTTCATAGATGAGGTCACAAGAAGCGCTGATTTGATGTTTGCTGGTGTTAGTTTTTTTGCAAATTCAATCAGCTCTGGCTTGCACTCTCCTGAATAAATTCCGCTTACGAATATCCCCATGTCATAGCCCTCTATTTTAGGATTGTCTTTAATGTTGAATGCTTCAATTCCTAGCTTCTCTGATATCGCCTGTGCTATTTTTTTACTGTGTCCTGTCATACTTGCATAGATTATTACGTTTTTCATAACTATTTTCCCCCTAGTTTTTTTAAGTTGTTAAAAATTTTAATCTGAGCCTCGCTCATTATACGGATTTCTTCCTCTGAGAGCCCATCATACATCTCGCTGATAAAGTTCATGCCGTATTCTTCATTGTCTTTTGACCACTGCTCACATTTTGAGGTTCTTAGTATTCTCATTGCTCTTTTGTCAGCTTCATCCTTTAGTATATTTACAAACCCCTTTGCCTCGAGCTTGTTTACAATTTCCTTTGTGTTCTGATGAGATGTCTCACACATAGCCGCAAGCTGTTTTAATGTAGGTGGCTCCTCAAATGAGCCTAGCATAGTAAGCACTAGCCACTGCTTTGCTGTTAGATCTTTTTTTGCATTATCCATTACTGTCTGAAGTCTGTTTGCCAGCAGAAATATATTGCCAAATATGAGATATCTTTTGTCCATCTTCTCGAAATCGTACATTTCGCTCTCCTTTTTTAAAAATATGTAATATGTTATGTATATATGTAGGATATTACCTTTTTAAAAGTTTGTCAAATATTTTTTTGTAAATTTTCCCATATTATTTGCAAAAAATACTTAGTTGCTAGTTAAAAATAAGTTAAAGTTCATTTATTCTTTATTGATACCCAAATATCTATACTCAGTATACATAACCATAGTTTATTTATCCCCTAACCAAAGTTAGGTTTTCTAATTTCAGGTTTTATTGTGTGATTAATGTATTATTTTTGAGGCATTAATTAAGAAGAGATATCAATATATGATAATATAAGAGTAGAGATGAAATTTTATAATAAAAATTCGGTTTTTAGATTTAAGGAGGAGTTTTCATGATTAAGGTATATACATTAAATGCTTTTACTGACGACGTGAGCGGCGGAAATCCTGCTGGCGTTGTACTTGATGCTGATAATCTAACTGAAAAGCAAATGCAAGGTATAGCAAAAAAAGTTGGATTTTCAGAGACTGCTTTTGTTATGAGCTCTGATAGTGCTGATTTTAGAGTGAGATTTTTTACGCCCTCTGATGAGGTCGATTTATGCGGACACGCTACTATAGCTACTTTCAAGCTACTTTTACTAAAAGGAAGAATAACTACTGGTGTATATAAACAGGAAACTCTAGCTGGGATACTTTCGGTTGAAGCTTTGGCTGACGGAAGTATTTTGATGGAGCAATCTATCCCTGAGTATTATGAAATCATAGAGCCTTCAGAGATTGCTAAAAGCCTAGGACTTTTAGTATCTGAGCTATCTGAGGACTATCCTGTTCAGGTGGTATCTACAGGTCTAAAAGATATAATGGTTCCAGTTAAATCCCTAGAGGCGCTTAAAAACATCGAGCCCGATTTTGAAGCCATAACGGATATCAGCAAAAAGTATGAAAGCACTGGATACCACGTATTTACAACCGAGAGTCTCTCTGGTGCTGATTGTGCTTGTCGAAATTTTGCTCCACTTTATGATATCGATGAAGAAGCAGCTACTGGAACAGCTAGTGGTGCCTTATCTTCATACCTTTTTAAATACAAGGTTCTAAAGGATAAAACCTATAACAGACTTGCTTTTGAGCAGGGCTACTATATGAACAGCCCATCTAGGATAATTGCCTCTTTACATGTTACTGACGATGAAATAACTGGCGTCTATGTAGGTGGAAACGCTATAGTAACAGGAGAGATTGATATCAAGAGAGGAATTTAGTTTATGAATATAGCTTTGGCTGCGCTTATAGGAGTAATGCTTTCTTTTATGGTGCTCACAAACGGAACCTTGGCAGGATATCTCGGTAATTATCCAGCTACTGTTGTAAATCATGCTATAGGTCTAAGTATTGTTCTTATTATTATCTTTTTAAAAAAAATTAAAATTAAAACTTTGCCAAAAGCACCTTTTTATATTTACTTAGGTGGTGCTGTAGGGGTTTTTACTGTGCTGTTTACAAATATAAGCTTTAATCATCTAGGAATGTCCCGTACTCTAGCGCTTGGACTGCTCGGTCAATCTATAACCTCTATTTTTATAGATCATTTCGGACTTTTTGGAATGCCACGAGTCAAGTTTAATGCCAAAAAGAGTATTGGACTTAGCTTTGTAGGATTAGGAATATTTTTGATGGATAAATTTTAGGAGGAATAATGGATTTTTTATATATATTATCGGGTATGCTAGCTGGAACCACTGTAGTTACTTCTAGAAGCATCAATGCCAACCTAGCTAGAAAGATAGGTCTAAACTCCAGCACTTTTTTTAACTTCATAGTCGGCCTTACTGTATCATTTTTAGTTCTCATGGTGCTAGGAGATGGCATGATTTCCTATTCAAAGGTGGATTTTTCTTCAATCCCATCCTGGGCATATATAGGCTCTGTCCTAGGTGTAGGAGTAGTTTTTTTATCAAATTACATGGCTGTTCGTATCTCAGCTTTTTATTTGACTCTGCTCATTTTTATAGGTCAGCTTTTTAGTGGAGTCATACTAGATTATTTCGTTTTGAATTCCTTATCTACAGGCAAGCTACTAGGTGGTTTTTTGGTGCTTGGTGGACTTAGCTACAATCTTCTTTTAGATAAGAGGGGGATGTAGAGTGAGACTTCATAGGCTATTAGGTATCCTTACTCTGCTTGATTCTAGAAAAACCATAACTGCATCAAAGCTCGCTAAGATATTAGAGACCTCTGAGCGTACTATTTACAGAGATATTGATATACTATGCGAATCAGGTATTCCCATAACTTCTTCAAGTGGACCTAGTGGTGGTTTTTCACTTATGGATGATTATGATCTGTCACTTAATACTATGAAAGGCAGTGATGCTCTTTACCTCATGCTTTCAGGCATGGGAGTTCATCCTCAAAAAAATACTCAAATGTATCAATCTGTCCAAAACGCTTTTTTGAAATTAGAAAGTACTGTGTCAGATGAGCATAAGGAAGAAATAATAAGGGCTAAGGAAAAATTTCTCGTAGATTTCAAGCCGTGGTGGGGCGAGGATGTCTGCGAGGACAACATAGATATAATAAAGCAAGCAGTACTAGAGCTCAGAAAGCTCAATGTAAAATACGAAAAGTACAATGAAGAAAGCTCCCAAAGAATTCTGTCTCCATATGGAGTAGTAGTAAAAAATTCTCAGTGGTATCTAGTTGCAAAATGCCATCTTAAAAACGAAGTGAGGATATTCAAGTGCAGTAGATTGAAAGAAATTGAGCTTTTGGATGAAACCTTTGAGATTCCAAAGAGCTTTGATTTAGAAAGATTTTGGCAGCAGAGCAAGACTATGTTTGTCAAAAAAACTGCTGTAACTGTTTCTGCACCTTCCTACAGTGTAAAGCTAGAGCTAGATGCAAATGACTCAGAAAGTCTGAAGGGCTTTATTGTAATCTCCTCATCTGCTTCAAAAGGAAGGCTCACCTACGAGCTAGATATGATTTCTTTCTCTACTGCTTGCAATATACTATTTCCTCTTAGTGACCGTATCAAAGTAATAGCACCAGCTGAGCTTAAATCCTGGATAGAGGATAAAGCAAAAAATATTTTGAAGCTAAATAGCAGTTTATAATTCATGACATACAGCTGTCAGTAATACCTTGGTATAATGAATGTATCCTAAAAAATGGAAGGGAGATAGTTTATATGCAAGGAAAAATAGTTAGTGTTGATGGATTCAAGGCAGTTGGAATGACTTATTTTGGAGACAATAACAATGGTGAGATTCCTAAAATGTGGCAGATTTTCAATCAGAAGTTTATGGAGATTTCAAACATAAGCAAGCCTGTGCTTTTCTATGGAATCTGTGATTCTGATATGGATGAGCAGGGCCGATTTGATTATGCTGCTGCAGTAGGTGTGGATTCATTTGAAAACGTTCCAGAAACCATGGTTACTAAGACAATCCCTGCTGGAAACTACCTAGTTTATACCTATGAAGGAGATATTAAAAATATAGGAGAATTTTATGGCAAGATTTTTGATACCTATCTTCCTCAGTCCGGACATGAGATGGATATGAGACCTCAGCTAGAGGTATATGATGACAGATATATGAAGACAGGTGCTTTTGATATTTATATCCCAGTCAAATAGGCATCTATCCTGTTAAAGAAATACAGTTTCTCATATATGTCTAGAACCTTGCTACATTCAAAATCATAATGAAATTTAAAATTAAGCCTCTTGATTCTGTTTTAAGGAATTAAGAGGCTTAATTATTGTAAATGAATCAAAATATATCTGACTTATAATC
This is a stretch of genomic DNA from Acetoanaerobium sticklandii. It encodes these proteins:
- a CDS encoding DMT family transporter, with translation MNIALAALIGVMLSFMVLTNGTLAGYLGNYPATVVNHAIGLSIVLIIIFLKKIKIKTLPKAPFYIYLGGAVGVFTVLFTNISFNHLGMSRTLALGLLGQSITSIFIDHFGLFGMPRVKFNAKKSIGLSFVGLGIFLMDKF
- a CDS encoding GyrI-like domain-containing protein; the protein is MQGKIVSVDGFKAVGMTYFGDNNNGEIPKMWQIFNQKFMEISNISKPVLFYGICDSDMDEQGRFDYAAAVGVDSFENVPETMVTKTIPAGNYLVYTYEGDIKNIGEFYGKIFDTYLPQSGHEMDMRPQLEVYDDRYMKTGAFDIYIPVK
- a CDS encoding flavodoxin domain-containing protein; this encodes MKNVIIYASMTGHSKKIAQAISEKLGIEAFNIKDNPKIEGYDMGIFVSGIYSGECKPELIEFAKKLTPANIKSALLVTSSMKEMTPEKLKEALIANQIEVMKDEYTCKGGFLVMGISHPNKQEIDEAVDFVRNHLYQTV
- a CDS encoding FMN-binding protein, with the translated sequence MRKTKKILLIAGIIPLVILFIAAGSFISTANKMTDKLENLKFETINIKELPNGKYLGEYDMGLVYAKVEVEIANGRINKIELLQHDNMKGEPAEIITADIIVEQKIDVDAISGATASSQTIKKAVETALLNQTH
- a CDS encoding MerR family transcriptional regulator gives rise to the protein MKIGEFSQINNITKDTVRHYIDMGLLVPDKQGAQYEFDESCQKSLDEILALKNMGFSLNQIKDILLFKTFGNLTAHQEDQYYEMLFSNQLAIVKKQLEDLTAVSQNLEQRLAELKKKPCTKAHNIGIPLDTLDLFACPICKQKLTVADASIKDNQIIDGVLKCSLSHEYHIDDGILMGPGYIDADSRFKQENTYIADYIKFTDTSYLESIYKNIEWMKKRLDFQNLEGKVILELGTGVGFSLRNIYDLLPDDSVYLAVDYDINRHKFLKSMLETSTLKKKIIFLCCDFVSMPIGEKLVDIVFDFSGSSNFGFEHEEFLLSKIDHHVKQNAYLNGSYILFKNFSANSMIEDKYKPNFLLDNIRFSIDELGFKTIEDKFSDYLEHGGKYEDYFVKGEKVYSYLYYGKR
- a CDS encoding MarR family winged helix-turn-helix transcriptional regulator gives rise to the protein MYDFEKMDKRYLIFGNIFLLANRLQTVMDNAKKDLTAKQWLVLTMLGSFEEPPTLKQLAAMCETSHQNTKEIVNKLEAKGFVNILKDEADKRAMRILRTSKCEQWSKDNEEYGMNFISEMYDGLSEEEIRIMSEAQIKIFNNLKKLGGK
- a CDS encoding PhzF family phenazine biosynthesis protein, which encodes MIKVYTLNAFTDDVSGGNPAGVVLDADNLTEKQMQGIAKKVGFSETAFVMSSDSADFRVRFFTPSDEVDLCGHATIATFKLLLLKGRITTGVYKQETLAGILSVEALADGSILMEQSIPEYYEIIEPSEIAKSLGLLVSELSEDYPVQVVSTGLKDIMVPVKSLEALKNIEPDFEAITDISKKYESTGYHVFTTESLSGADCACRNFAPLYDIDEEAATGTASGALSSYLFKYKVLKDKTYNRLAFEQGYYMNSPSRIIASLHVTDDEITGVYVGGNAIVTGEIDIKRGI
- a CDS encoding MFS transporter, giving the protein MKNLGLFIIGKLISVFGSAIYTFAIGLYVLKQTGSGFSFALTLFVGLIPTIIFSPVAGYMSDRFDKKKIVVSMDFANGMMFLILFLLTLKFELNQPMIYISTFMTTVFTTFFGIAFEAAKPNLVADEKLMSINSLSKVIDSTALILAPVLGGLIFAFTDIKTFILINAVCFIFSAGIETMIDFNYNIKSTAEINDDGGFVEDIKDGLTYIRKSSEIVKMINVLVILNFFISFSVTVPLPYIINNLLNLSSNQYGIIQGAFPVGMILGAVVVGKIIEKIDYMKLLIFSSITLSVAIALLGLPVVLADASSLAYMIYYISIMVIFGIAISFIDVPILWLMQKSIPDNLRGKVLSISMSIVKLIAPLGLVISGMIINSVPVYIMTFAGGGILMLSNLMILNQKNKPA
- a CDS encoding DMT family transporter gives rise to the protein MDFLYILSGMLAGTTVVTSRSINANLARKIGLNSSTFFNFIVGLTVSFLVLMVLGDGMISYSKVDFSSIPSWAYIGSVLGVGVVFLSNYMAVRISAFYLTLLIFIGQLFSGVILDYFVLNSLSTGKLLGGFLVLGGLSYNLLLDKRGM
- a CDS encoding helix-turn-helix transcriptional regulator, whose protein sequence is MRLHRLLGILTLLDSRKTITASKLAKILETSERTIYRDIDILCESGIPITSSSGPSGGFSLMDDYDLSLNTMKGSDALYLMLSGMGVHPQKNTQMYQSVQNAFLKLESTVSDEHKEEIIRAKEKFLVDFKPWWGEDVCEDNIDIIKQAVLELRKLNVKYEKYNEESSQRILSPYGVVVKNSQWYLVAKCHLKNEVRIFKCSRLKEIELLDETFEIPKSFDLERFWQQSKTMFVKKTAVTVSAPSYSVKLELDANDSESLKGFIVISSSASKGRLTYELDMISFSTACNILFPLSDRIKVIAPAELKSWIEDKAKNILKLNSSL